Part of the Chlamydia muridarum str. Nigg genome is shown below.
GTTTATACACCTTGTCTTGCAAAACCAATAAGTCTAATGGAGCAAAGTAACTTCTTCCTAAACGCTTTAAAAAAGCAAAACGCTTACAGGAATTTTCTGAAAGTTTGCCATTAATCAAAAAAGCCTTAGCTCCTAACTTCTTGGCTCCCATTAAAAAATGGAGCCAACAATCTCCTTCTGAAAAAATAACCACCTGAGGAGATAGACTACGAACAACAGGATTGATAATACAGCTTAGATCGAGGGGCAAAACAAACACTGTTGCCCCGAGCGGAGCATACAAACGTTGCGCAGTATATACACCAGCCTCAGAACATGCCGTAACCACAAAACGCCAATCAGGGAATTCTTGTCTCCACTTCTTAAGAAGGGGCTCCAAAAGAGAAACCTCTCCTACCGATGCCCCATGGAACCAAACCAAGGGACCTTCCCCCTTAACTTGTGGTTTTTCTACTCCAAATCGAATTTTCCAAGAATTGATATACTTCCCGTGAAAGACTACTTTATAAAAAATGCGTGGTGCTGCTGCTAAGAAAGCAGCAACTAAAAAAGCATCATAAAGACGGGAAGTTAGCCAACGTCTCATTATATCACGAAGTTAACTAGTCGGTTCAGAACAAAAATAGTCTTTCTCACTACCCCACCTTCCAAATATTTAGATACAGCTTCTTTAGCCAATGCAACAACCTCTTCCTCTATTGCATCCTTACTAATATCTAATCGAGCTCGAAGCTTCCCATTTACTTGGACTACGATGGTCACGATTTTCCCCTCTAAATACTCGGGGAGTGCTTTAGGCCAACCAGCCTTTTCAATACCCGAAGCATTCCCTAACAACACCCATAACTCTTCACTAATATGAGGAGCAATGGGAGCTAAAGCTCGTACAGCCATTTCTACAGCATTTTTTGGATATACAGGAAGTTTTACAAATTCATTGATAAACTCCATAAAAGAAGACGTTATCGTATTCAAAGACAATTTTTCAATGTCATCCGTTACACGTTGCACAAGTTTGTGTGCTAAGGACATTCCCTCAAAAATATCCTCGTCTTTTACCCGAGAAGAAGTTGCCATTTCATAAAAACGGTTTAAAAATCGTCGGCAGCCAGCAACCCCCTGGTTCGACCAGAGTTTATTTTTATCTAATGGTCCAGAAAACATGGCGTACATCCGAACCGCATCTGCTCCGAATTCATCTATCAAAACCTTTGGATCTACTCCATTCAACTTAGATTTCGACATTTTTTCTTGGCGAACGTCAAGTAATTCCCCTGAAGGAGAAATCCATTGCCCATTCTCTTCTTTAGCCATTTCGGGAGCTATATATCCTTTCCCAGGAATACGATAGGATGTTGATAAAACTAACCCCTGATTGACTAATTTTTTGAATGGCTCGGGAGTAGAAACAATGCCGGCTTCATAAAATACCTGATGCCAAAAACGTGCGTATAACAGGTGCAACACAGCATGTTCAGCCCCTCCAATATAAAGATCTACTGGCATCCAGTACTGTTCTTTTTCCTCTGCCCAAGGAGCACAGGAGTTATGAGCATCACAAAAACGCAAATAGTACCAGCAAGAGCCAGCCCACTGAGGCATGGTATGCGTTTCACGCTTACCTTCTTTTTGCGTCTCTGAATCAAAAACATTCACCCATTCTTTTACTTTGGCTAGAGGACCCTGGCCAACCCCCTCAGGCCGATAATCCTGGATTTCAGGGGGAAGTAAAGGAAGCTCATCGTCTTTTAAAGGACGACATGAACCATCTTCAAAATGGATGACTGGAATCGGTTCTCCCCAATAGCGTTGACGAGAGAACAACCAATCTCGCAGCTTATACGCAACCTTTGCAGAACCTAAATTATTCTTTTCTAAAAAGTTAATCACATACTGCTTAGCTTCTTCTCCTGATAGCCCATCCAGACTAAAATCCTCATGGCAACTATTAATACAGACGCCATCTTCACTAACAACAGAGATTATCGGTAAATCGAACTGTTGCGCGAATAATAAATCTCGGTCGTCATGAGCAGGAACTCCCATAACTGCGCCTGAACCGTATCCCATTAACACATAATCCGCAATCCAAATAGGAATAGGATTTTGAGTAACCGGATGTTTCGCATAAGCTCCAGTAAAGACCCCGCTTTTCGTTTTCATTTCACTGATGCGATCTCTTTCACTTTTACTTTGCGTCTCCTTGACATATTGAGCCACAATAGTTTTCTGCTCATCAGAAGTTAAAAGATCAACCAAAGGATGCTCGGGAGCCAACACTAAAAAAGAAACCCCTATCAGAGTATCTGGTCTTGTTGTAAAAACTTCCAGAACACCGTGTTCTGTTTCAAAATGGACAGATGCTCCTACGGATTTCCCGATCCAATTTCTCTGAAGCTGTTTAACACTTTCAGGCCAATCTAGCTCATCTAATCCACCTAATAACTGATCCGCAAAAGCTGTTATACGTAATACCCACTGGCGGAGCATCCTTCTTTCAACAGGATATCCTCCTTCAACAGAAAAACCATTTTCTACTTCTTCATTAGACAAAACAGTGCCCAACTCAGGACAGTAGTTAACGGCCATATCAGCCATATAGGCTAGACCTTTCTCATAAAGGATCAAAAAAAGCTTTTGTGTCCATTTATAGTATTCTGGATCCGAAGTAGCAAATTCGCGGCTTTCATCGTAGGAAAATCCCATTGAAGTCAACTGCTGTTTAAAATTAGCAATATTCTTCTCCGTGGTTTCTCTTGGATGCGTCCCTGTACGTATAGCATACTGCTCGGCAGGTAGCCCAAAGCTATCCCATCCCATAGGATGCAAAACAGAAAATCCTTTAGCACGCTTGTATCTCGCAACAATATCTGTCGCCGTATAACCAATCAAGTGCCCAACATGCAA
Proteins encoded:
- the leuS gene encoding leucine--tRNA ligase; the protein is MRYDPSLIEEKWQKFWKEEQTFRAEEDETKTKYYVLDMFPYPSGAGLHVGHLIGYTATDIVARYKRAKGFSVLHPMGWDSFGLPAEQYAIRTGTHPRETTEKNIANFKQQLTSMGFSYDESREFATSDPEYYKWTQKLFLILYEKGLAYMADMAVNYCPELGTVLSNEEVENGFSVEGGYPVERRMLRQWVLRITAFADQLLGGLDELDWPESVKQLQRNWIGKSVGASVHFETEHGVLEVFTTRPDTLIGVSFLVLAPEHPLVDLLTSDEQKTIVAQYVKETQSKSERDRISEMKTKSGVFTGAYAKHPVTQNPIPIWIADYVLMGYGSGAVMGVPAHDDRDLLFAQQFDLPIISVVSEDGVCINSCHEDFSLDGLSGEEAKQYVINFLEKNNLGSAKVAYKLRDWLFSRQRYWGEPIPVIHFEDGSCRPLKDDELPLLPPEIQDYRPEGVGQGPLAKVKEWVNVFDSETQKEGKRETHTMPQWAGSCWYYLRFCDAHNSCAPWAEEKEQYWMPVDLYIGGAEHAVLHLLYARFWHQVFYEAGIVSTPEPFKKLVNQGLVLSTSYRIPGKGYIAPEMAKEENGQWISPSGELLDVRQEKMSKSKLNGVDPKVLIDEFGADAVRMYAMFSGPLDKNKLWSNQGVAGCRRFLNRFYEMATSSRVKDEDIFEGMSLAHKLVQRVTDDIEKLSLNTITSSFMEFINEFVKLPVYPKNAVEMAVRALAPIAPHISEELWVLLGNASGIEKAGWPKALPEYLEGKIVTIVVQVNGKLRARLDISKDAIEEEVVALAKEAVSKYLEGGVVRKTIFVLNRLVNFVI